A segment of the Ipomoea triloba cultivar NCNSP0323 chromosome 1, ASM357664v1 genome:
attttatctgcacatgttgactaacattcagcctcttggagaagtgccggtttatcgagaccataaaagatgtctcgaccacttgatgtttcaatcccatgtatcgagaggtctatctctcgaatattctttacgtctcgaactcgataggtatatcgagaggtccttacctctcgaacttggcttgtgtctcgagacttagttgatgtctcgtagacccttattcctccagagttgtctcgtgcctgcttctgatctatctgtttgcttacaacacgaaaacttctaagttgttcaaacaagtttaccttaagcttaaatatttcccgagttgagctcaaattacccggttgtattttcgctcttagtttacttatcgaacttacattgttttgcctatgtatcgagacttggggattcttacttaacagttggtatcatcaaaacctattacatgatgttcctaacaagtccCGATCAGTGAACACAATGGGTTCTTGCTTCGACCTCTTTTCGGGGTTCGACTCCTCCACCAGTCCGACGTTTAGGTTACGGGCCCAATTACGACGGTCCCCCGCGGTGTCCCCACCTTCCGAGCCTCCAAATATGACGTGGATGACCTACTTCCGAGCGGTTGTTGGTGGCTCCCTGTCTAGGTCGGGATCTTTGTCTTTCTTATCTTTATCTTTCTTGAAATACTTTCTCCACCCCCGCCggcctttcttcttcttttccgcGAACTGGGCCAATTCACCGGTCTGCAAGAGGTCTTCGATCAAGCCCTTGAGTACGTGGCACTCTTCGGTGTCGTGCCCCCGGTTGCGATGATATGCACAATATTTGTCCTTGTCCGGGCCATCTCTCGCCGAAGCAGGCAATTGGATTAGATGACAATTCTGAGCGAACTGTAGGACTTCGGCCACCGGTCTAGTCAACGGGGTGTAGATCGGGTTTCCGTCACGATCTTTTTGTCGCGGGTTGTTAGGGCGACGATCTCTCTGGCCTTGGTCCCTTCTCGGCCCCCCTGTCTCCATCATCCTCTTGGCCGAGTTCGCTTCCGTGGAAGTAGCGTGGGCGACCACCCTGCGCACAGCGTCCTCGTAACAGGTCGGCGGCCGGAGTATGAGATCTTGGTATAGATTTCCCGCTCTCAAAGAGTTTAGCAGCAGGTTTGTAGCGGTGACGTCGTCGACGGGCTCAATCTCAGCCATCTCCTTATTCCATCTCTCGATGAAGACGGAGAGCAGTTCACCATCCAACTGCTTGGCGTTTTCCAGATGGGAGAAATGCTTCTTGACAGTTTTGGACATGGCGAAGCGGTCGACGAATCTCTGTGCTAGATCTCGAAAATTCGAAATTGAACCTGGCTCCAAGGTACGGAACCACTCTGCTACTCGCCCGGTCAACGTCGAGTAAAACGCCCGGCACATTACGGCCTCGAACACCCCCATCATGAGCATGTTGCCGTAGTAGAGGTTCACATGCTGCTCGGGATCCGACCTGCCGGAGTACTCCTTATCCCCGGGAACACGTAGGTCGATTGGGTAAGGCTGACTCATGAGCTCCTGAGTAAAGGGCGTTCCGAGCAAATTACTTGCCCGGTCAATGGTTCGATCATCCCCTTGCTCCTGCTTCCATCGGTTGAATTCGGCCCGGACTTGGTCCAATATTCCCCGCGAGAGACCGGAGGAACGGGCTGGGTCACGGTGCCTACGGCGGCGGGAATCTGATGAACTGGCCTCACTCAAATCAGCTTCGCTCTCGGTCGGCAAGTGTAACGACCTGCGCCCTCTTTCCATCGGTGGGTCGATTCTGTCTAGAACGCTGACTCGCGGTTGCTCTTCCCGGTCTGCAGGTGGCATGGAGCCCGAGGCGCTCAGGCGAGAAAGCGCTGGGCGTCGTGTCGGGGTCGGCTCTTGTAACCTGGAGGATACCGGTCGTCTCTAAGACTAAGCCCTCCTCAGTGCGGGCGAGGGGGTGGCTGCAGCTTCTATTGTCATGGTCTTCGGGTGAGGGGCCTGAGGCTGGACTGGCGGCACCGGTTGAAACAGGAAAGATGGGGCGTACGGCTGCGGGTAAAACTGGGGAGAGTTGGTCCACCATTGCACGTTCGGGTCGAGCGGGTACGCTGGGTACTGATACGGTACCGGTCCGACCGGTATAGGAAACGCCTAAGGCGGGTGGATGACGTTGACCGGATCGGCTGGTGGAAGGTTTGTCATATTGTTTGGGTCGCCTCGGGAACTGAAGCGAGAGCGAAAATCAGAAGGTGCCTCCTGCTCTAGGTCGGCAGCGGCAAAATAGTCCATGTAAGGGTACATGGTTGGAAACCGAAGTCGGGCAGAACAGAGGTCGGCTTATCGTACTTcggtccccacggacggcgccaaaatgatatagtaaaatatGGGTGGAACTATTGTATTTATACTGAATCGGGTACAAGAAGGAATACCCTATATGAAACCGAGCTACGTGgtagtgggtcagaggttcccggtctctttagctactgtATTAGACGAAATAGCCAGAAGTCCTTCAGGCTgcattaaatgcgccttttatagggGCTCTAGCAATAGTTCCGGTCCAGCGGCATGTGGGACGCGTGGCGGTCATGCACCGGTCAATCCGTCGGCCCAATCTGTCAGCGGAGAAGTGCGCGGGTTTGAGGTCCTTGGTTCGAACCACCGCGAGGACCCATACCGAACCTAGTGTACAACGATGCCCGGTCAGGGTAGACCGGGAGGAAAGTCCCAAAGGGCCAAGAAAGTCTCTTGTCGTGGAACACAGCCCGGGAGGTCGAGATACGTAGAccgggattttatccctatcaatATCTATAacctattttaaatatatatgtatatataaggtatatatgttatttatgcACTATTTTCAGAACTATTAAGAAGAAAGGTTTTTAAAGAATATACCACCATTATTTTACAAAGGggtccaaaaaattatatatttttggaggACAAGATTGGATTGCTGTCCCTTAGGAAGAAGTGATGAAAATCCAGTAGAAAGCATTCTGGATAATGATGATGGGAAAGTAGCTTGGTAGAAAAATCCTAGGTATACTTAGTGGTTGAGCTATTACTCGCTCGACCTAGAATCCTGGTTAAGGGttttggttttatgacttttgggtagtcaaaggtaggccaacactacctgttagaatagcgagaatataggaaaaatatatggagcgaatataggtattgtattgctcagaattgcttcCCTCCTCCATGAATgaagggtctatttatacatattttgggcctagaaccctacaaggaataagaatcctgaACTACCTCATACTGTGAATCcttattatattataactaataagccctaatccTACTAATATTACAGATGCTAACtccaatccttatcgaactcttcaGTAGTTTTGCGTTGGGTCTCCTTCTTGGGCCTTCTCGATCCAGTTGCTCTCTTAGGCCCGGTCcatgtgcacacttaaggtagcaATCTTGATTCCACTTGAGATTGATGAGATATAATGAGTTATAAGGGAGAAAAGTCTTCGGGACTCGATCTTCGTAGGGGTCATACACACATGGTGGTGACCTCATCATCCCTTCATGTATGATTATGATGAAAGTTTTCCTCCCGTATTATtacaaatatgattattttcataTGATTGGGGTAAATAAGTTTTGAatgaacataaatcttaccttAGTATATagtttgataagtgccaaagatagcCATGTTTTGTGGGGTAATTAGGATGTATATTATGCTACAATTGAAGTCCTTTAGGCCTACAATGTGTTAGAATATCTCAATTTCATCAAATGTAGAGTTAAAGACTAATTGAGGTTGCGTTTGCCAAAAATAGCACAAACTGAAATTTTGCAGGGCATTCCGACGATAGTCAGGTAAAACGGGCATAatcggagctaggaatgtccaatGAGGTGATTCAAGTTGCTATGGAACCACAACTTCAAGAGCTACAAGCTAAAAGAAGACAATAAAGGTCAATTTTGGGTCCACGTGTGGACATGGCGTGGAACAATTCTAATGCTGGTCCACGCCTAGGGTCCACGCGTGGAGCCCACGTGTATCCAACCTGAGCACGgaaaaataagtatttaaagGGTGTTTTTGGCTGAGGGATGAATCTAACATTTCCCTATTCATTTCCTCCCATTTTTAGATTAGTTTTTCTACCAATTTAGAGTTAGATTTAGGCTTTACTACTGATCCAAGATTGAAGATCAAAGACATTGAAGTTGTATTTCATTTTTAGCAGGTAAATTTCATTCCTAATCTAGTTTTCTATTTCAATTGTTTGGAATTTACATTCCTTGAATGCAATTAGGTTTtgtgatttgttttgttttgattccTACAATGAATTGCTAGTTTAGATTGTGGAGTGGATGCTAAAATCTAGTTCTTGTGTTTGATTTGTTACAATTCTTCCAATTGATTCTAAGAAATGTTGATTAGGGTTCTTGTGTCATGTGTGGTTGAGGTTCATATTGATTTGTGCCTATTTAAGTCCTTAATAGGTAgcaaagttaggggaagtatgaTTGCGCGATAGCGGATCCACATGAGTCCGAATCaacca
Coding sequences within it:
- the LOC116028896 gene encoding uncharacterized protein LOC116028896, whose amino-acid sequence is MPPADREEQPRVSVLDRIDPPMERGRRSLHLPTESEADLSEASSSDSRRRRHRDPARSSGLSRGILDQVRAEFNRWKQEQGDDRTIDRASNLLGTPFTQELMSQPYPIDLRVPGDKEYSGRSDPEQHVNLYYGNMLMMGVFEAVMCRAFYSTLTGRVAEWFRTLEPGSISNFRDLAQRFVDRFAMSKTVKKHFSHLENAKQLDGELLSVFIERWNKEMAEIEPVDDVTATNLLLNSLRAGNLYQDLILRPPTCYEDAVRRVVAHATSTEANSAKRMMETGGPRRDQGQRDRRPNNPRQKDRDGNPIYTPLTRPVAEVLQFAQNCHLIQLPASARDGPDKDKYCAYHRNRGHDTEECHVLKGLIEDLLQTGELAQFAEKKKKGRRGWRKYFKKDKDKKDKDPDLDREPPTTARK